The proteins below are encoded in one region of Triticum aestivum cultivar Chinese Spring chromosome 1B, IWGSC CS RefSeq v2.1, whole genome shotgun sequence:
- the LOC123129524 gene encoding NDR1/HIN1-like protein 26: MGTPTPYHLLSPRTIVTKIISMKRQEPEPPPPPKIILQPRHRTSPAMWCAAIVCFAFSVLLILAGLVILVVFLTVKPRTPSFDVAHAALNSVYIGSPPPYFNGDMTLTANISNPNRKIGVVIQSGAVELFFRGRLVSAQALPSFAQRRGQFTVLSVHMLSSQVVLPPEVAVELLNQMKSNKILFTIRGTFKVRERFWSWHYTYRMTAICDLELTAPPSGFLVDRRCTTST; this comes from the coding sequence ATGGGTACTCCTACTCCATACCACCTCCTGTCTCCAAGAACCATCGTCACCAAGATCATCAGCATGAAGCGGCAGGagccagagccgccgccgccgcccaagatCATCCTGCAGCCACGGCACCGGACCAGCCCCGCGATGTGGTGCGCTGCCATCGTCTGCTTCGCCTTCAGCGTCCTCCTCATCCTCGCCGGCCTGGTGATCCTCGTCGTCTTCCTGACGGTGAAGCCAAGGACGCCGTCCTTCGACGTCGCCCACGCAGCCCTCAACAGCGTCTACATCGGCTCGCCCCCGCCCTACTTCAACGGCGACATGACGCTGACGGCCAACATCTCCAACCCCAACCGCAAGATCGGCGTCGTGATCCAGTCCGGCGCCGTCGAGCTCTTCTTTCGGGGCAGGCTGGTGTCGGCCCAGGCGCTGCCGTCGTTTGCGCAGCGGCGGGGGCAGTTCACAGTCCTCAGCGTCCACATGCTGTCTAGCCAGGTCGTGCTACCGCCGGAGGTGGCCGTGGAGCTGCTGAACCAGATGAAGAGCAACAAGATCCTCTTCACCATCAGAGGGACCTTCAAGGTCCGGGAAAGGTTCTGGTCTTGGCACTACACCTACCGGATGACTGCCATTTGTGACCTGGAGCTCACCGCGCCTCCCTCTGGATTTCTCGTAGATAGGAGATGCACAACATCAACGTGA
- the LOC123129535 gene encoding uncharacterized protein has protein sequence MKSAMLPLLLVLPLLAVAGPAAAKPTAYEALAAFDFPPGIIPEGVVSYTLDNATGDFTAHINSSSTCEFSIQGSYSLRYKPDISGRISVDRLTNLQGVTVKVLFFWLNIVEVTRSGDQLGFSVGIASADFGLDNFLESPTCGCGFDCNDLLLPQSAAESSLRLRGAF, from the coding sequence ATGAAATCCGCGATGCTTCCCCTCCTCCTTGTGCTCCCCCTGCTCGccgtcgccggccccgccgccgcgaAGCCGACGGCCTACGAGGCGCTCGCGGCCTTCGACTTCCCCCCGGGCATCATCCCCGAGGGGGTCGTCTCCTACACCCTCGACAACGCCACCGGCGACTTCACGGCGCACATCAACTCCTCCTCCACCTGCGAGTTCTCCATCCAGGGCTCCTACTCGCTCCGCTACAAGCCCGACATCAGCGGCCGCATCTCTGTCGACCGCCTCACCAACCTCCAGGGCGTCACCGTCAAGGTCCTCTTCTTCTGGCTCAACATCGTCGAGGTCACCCGCAGCGGCGACCAGCTCGGCTTCTCCGTCGGCATCGCCTCCGCCGACTTCGGCCTCGACAACTTCCTCGAGAGCCCCACCTGCGGCTGTGGCTTCGACTGCAACGACCTCCTGCTGCCGCAGTCCGCCGCCGAGTCGAGCCTGCGCCTGCGAGGTGCGTTCTAG